From a region of the Hypanus sabinus isolate sHypSab1 chromosome 2, sHypSab1.hap1, whole genome shotgun sequence genome:
- the LOC132405015 gene encoding hepatic and glial cell adhesion molecule-like — protein sequence MELPETLNISIFKLVSVFHLILVCRGALYARPGTVTNAAAGQTVMFPIEHQSNEDQYDVTFRLTFPQLFNIFIWTSNNPDNLHIVHPHYKHRTTIKNGSVVLYDMQVSDNGEYQIRTDYYGVELKNHDQSTFTIQVFEPVSQPVAKTFSHGQNAPNITLNCSVSNAKAVMIYWEKISFSGVIIETYTNSSLVVDCATEDEQYEYRCIAKNPISNASSSEISINSCNTRNLNDKRNYLMILIPLVMMMMAISLLAFAKCFPNQ from the exons ATGGAACTTCCAGAGACATTAAACATCAGCATCTTCAAACTTGTTTCAG tcttccatcTAATTTTGGTGTGCAGAGGGGCTTTGTATGCCAGACCTGGTACTGTCACTAATGCTGCTGCAGGACAAACCGTGATGTTCCCCATAGAGCACCAAAGCAACGAAGATCAGTACGATGTTACCTTTAGATTAACATTTCCACAGCTCTTTAACATTTTCATATGGACATCCAATAATCCAGACAATCTGCATATTGTGCATCCACACTATAAACACAGAACTACAATCAAAAATGGATCGGTGGTGTTATATGATATGCAAGTTAGTGACAATGGAGAGTATCAAATACGAACCGACTACTATGGGGTAGAACTGAAAAACCATGATCAAAGTACTTTCACGATTCAAGTCTTTG AACCAGTTTCTCAGCCTGTAGCAAAGACTTTCAGTCATGGTCAGAATGCACCAAATATCACTTTGAATTGCTCCGTCTCCAATGCAAAGGCAGTCATGATTTACTGGGAGAAAATATCCTTTTCTGGAGTTATCATCGAGACGTATACAAACTCAAGTCTTGTGGTAGACTGTGCTACTGAAGATGAACAATATGAGTACAGGTGCATTGCAAAAAATCCCATCAGTAATGCATCCAGCAGTGAGATATCTATCAACTCGTGTAACACCAGAAATCTGAACG ATAAAAGGAATTATCTTATGATCCTGATTCCtttggtgatgatgatgatggcaaTTTCATTGTTGGCTTTTGCAAAATGCTTCCCTAATCAGTAA